The following proteins come from a genomic window of Sardina pilchardus chromosome 1, fSarPil1.1, whole genome shotgun sequence:
- the LOC134076727 gene encoding ectodysplasin-A-like, producing the protein MPYCITEPSSFNTNPNSGSGKKRKDRKKGGKRGPPGAPGPPGPPGPQGPMGIPGIPGIPGTNANGPSGPPGPPGPAGPPGPQGPPGPQGSSGGNDKGRQKDFQPAVVHLQGQETTIQVKEDLSEGVLRNWKMISMHHKVFKMHSHSGELEVLVDGTYFIYSQVYYLNFTDIASYEVMVDKTPFLRCTRSIETGQRKFNTCYTAGVCLLRARQKISIRMVYEDTSISMTNHTTFLGSIRLGEVPSGGHA; encoded by the exons ATGCCATATTGCATCACCGAGCCATCATCATTCAACACAA ATCCAAATAGTGGCAGtggtaaaaaaagaaaggacaGGAAAAAAG GAGGCAAGAGAGGGCCCCCAGGTGCCCCTGGTCCACCAGGCCCTCCTGGGCCTCAAGGGCCCATGGGTATCCCTGGCATACCAGGCATCCCCGGCACCAATGCCAATGGGCCCTCTGGACCACCAGGTCCCCCAGGGCCTGCCGGCCCCCCAGGGCCACAGGGTCCGCCCGGGCCCCAAGGTTCGTCAG GGGGAAATGACAAGGGCCGGCAGAAAGACTTTCAG CCAGCCGTGGTTCATCTTCAGGGGCAAGAGACCACGATACAGGTGAAAGAAG ATCTTTCAGAAGGCGTACTCAGAAACTGGAAAATGATCTCCATGCATCACAAGGTGTTTAAGATGCACTCCCACTCGGGCGAACTGGAGGTGCTGGTGGATGGCACCTACTTCATCTATAGTCAG GTATATTACCTGAACTTCACCGACATTGCGAGCTACGAGGTGATGGTGGACAAGACGCCGTTCCTGCGCTGCACGCGCAGCATCGAGACGGGCCAGCGCAAGTTCAACACGTGCTACACGGCCGGGGTGTGCCTGCTGCGCGCCCGCCAGAAGATCTCCATCCGCATGGTGTACGAGGACACCTCCATCAGCATGACCAACCACACCACCTTCCTGGGCAGCATCCGCCTCGGGGAGGTGCCATCCGGCGGGCACGCTTAA